A portion of the Limosilactobacillus reuteri genome contains these proteins:
- a CDS encoding acyl carrier protein — translation MTREEIFDTVKTITVDELNVDEDRVTMNARIKDDLDADSLDVFEIMNELEDKFEIELDADEGIETISDVVDFVKKQLDEK, via the coding sequence ATGACTAGAGAAGAAATTTTTGATACTGTAAAAACTATTACTGTTGATGAATTAAATGTTGACGAAGATCGTGTAACAATGAACGCGCGAATTAAAGATGATCTAGATGCTGACAGTCTTGATGTTTTCGAAATTATGAATGAACTTGAAGATAAGTTTGAGATTGAATTAGATGCCGATGAAGGAATTGAGACTATTAGTGACGTTGTTGATTTCGTAAAGAAACAATTGGATGAAAAATAA
- the accC gene encoding acetyl-CoA carboxylase biotin carboxylase subunit has translation MFSKVLVANRGEIAVRIIRSLRELGIKTVAIYSTADRESLHVQLADEAVCVGTARAQDSYLNAKNILEAALGTGAQAIHPGFGFLSENADFATMCEECGITFIGPQASVIDLMGNKEHAREQMKKSGVPVIPGSDDYITNVNDAVEVANKIGYPILLKAAAGGGGKGIRRINDHNQMRQIFSEAQNEARLSFNDDRMYLEKIMENVKHIEVQVFRDNFGNAVFFPERDCSIQRNKQKLIEESPCVLVNEQERKTLGQITMRAINAINYHNTGTIEFLMDKDHHFYFMEMNTRIQVEHTVTEMVTGIDLVKAQVIVAANEPLPFTQQDIQVHGHAIECRINAENPKQNFTPVTGTINYLYLPVGNLGMRIDTAIYPGSKITPYYDSMIAKVIALGQDRQEAIEKIKRLLNEMVIMGITTNQNFHLAILNNPKFLAGTASTTFLEDSFLPQWKKGLTA, from the coding sequence ATGTTTTCCAAAGTACTAGTCGCCAATCGTGGTGAAATTGCTGTCAGGATAATACGGTCATTACGGGAACTAGGAATTAAGACAGTAGCTATTTATTCAACTGCAGACCGCGAAAGTCTTCATGTTCAACTAGCGGATGAAGCTGTATGCGTTGGAACCGCCCGGGCCCAAGATTCATATTTGAATGCAAAAAATATTTTGGAAGCTGCTCTTGGTACAGGTGCCCAGGCGATCCATCCGGGTTTTGGCTTTCTATCAGAAAATGCGGACTTCGCGACAATGTGTGAAGAATGCGGAATTACGTTCATCGGTCCCCAAGCCTCAGTTATTGACTTAATGGGAAACAAGGAGCACGCACGAGAGCAAATGAAAAAATCAGGGGTGCCTGTAATTCCTGGAAGTGATGACTATATTACCAATGTTAATGACGCTGTTGAGGTTGCAAATAAGATTGGGTATCCAATTTTGTTAAAAGCAGCTGCTGGTGGTGGCGGTAAAGGGATCCGACGAATTAACGATCATAACCAGATGCGGCAAATATTTAGTGAGGCCCAAAACGAAGCCCGTCTTTCGTTTAATGATGACCGAATGTACCTTGAAAAGATTATGGAGAATGTTAAACACATTGAGGTCCAAGTATTTCGTGATAATTTTGGCAATGCCGTTTTCTTTCCTGAACGAGACTGCTCGATTCAACGGAATAAACAAAAATTGATTGAAGAAAGTCCTTGTGTCCTAGTAAATGAACAAGAGCGAAAAACGCTAGGACAGATTACCATGCGAGCCATTAATGCGATTAACTATCATAATACGGGGACAATAGAATTTCTAATGGATAAGGACCATCACTTTTACTTTATGGAAATGAACACTCGTATTCAGGTTGAACATACAGTGACGGAGATGGTAACTGGGATCGATTTAGTGAAGGCACAGGTTATTGTCGCTGCGAATGAACCACTTCCCTTTACCCAACAGGATATTCAGGTTCATGGACATGCAATTGAGTGTCGGATAAATGCTGAAAATCCTAAGCAAAACTTTACGCCAGTGACTGGAACGATTAATTACCTGTATCTCCCAGTCGGTAATTTGGGGATGCGAATTGACACTGCTATTTATCCTGGCAGCAAGATCACTCCTTATTATGATTCAATGATCGCGAAGGTAATTGCCCTTGGTCAAGATCGCCAAGAAGCTATTGAAAAAATCAAACGACTTTTAAATGAAATGGTAATTATGGGCATAACAACCAACCAAAATTTCCATTTAGCAATCCTAAACAATCCTAAATTTTTGGCAGGAACGGCTTCAACAACGTTTCTTGAAGACTCTTTCTTGCCGCAATGGAAGAAGGGGCTGACAGCGTGA
- a CDS encoding ACP S-malonyltransferase, with protein MYYGILFSGQGAQRSGMGVELMADSLFSRIVSRASDICELDLLKIMKNEHNELNKTAYVQPAIVTVSYGIYRMLKRDLPQLPIKGMIGLSLGEYAALIASNSLSFEEGIKLVADRARFMQQDADREISTLVAVLDPQLQEIKELITAQQENGQRVYIANYNSPRQIVVGGALTDLKATLKKMEEDKLAKRMILLKVNGAFHTPFFNGARQQMHNRLQTVDFHEPQIEVISNTTNSLFHWEDLPGILEKQLAVPTHFGANVKNLVKHAKIDTTLEIGPGKTLSRFAHQVDRHLNTQHIESLVDYENFIKEQKDGTDR; from the coding sequence ATGTACTACGGAATATTATTTAGCGGTCAAGGTGCACAGCGATCGGGAATGGGAGTCGAGCTTATGGCCGACTCCCTTTTTTCAAGGATTGTTAGTCGGGCAAGTGATATTTGTGAGCTTGATTTACTCAAAATTATGAAAAACGAGCATAACGAGTTGAATAAAACAGCATATGTTCAACCAGCAATTGTAACAGTTAGTTATGGAATCTACCGAATGTTAAAACGGGATTTACCGCAACTACCAATTAAGGGGATGATCGGCCTATCCTTAGGCGAGTACGCTGCCTTAATTGCTAGTAATTCACTTTCGTTTGAAGAAGGAATCAAACTAGTTGCGGATCGTGCTCGCTTTATGCAACAAGACGCGGATAGGGAAATAAGTACGTTAGTAGCTGTCCTTGACCCTCAACTTCAAGAAATAAAAGAACTAATCACCGCTCAACAAGAAAACGGTCAGCGGGTTTATATTGCCAACTATAATTCACCACGACAAATCGTAGTGGGCGGGGCATTAACCGACTTAAAGGCTACCCTTAAAAAGATGGAAGAAGACAAGCTTGCTAAAAGAATGATTCTGCTCAAAGTTAATGGTGCATTTCATACTCCTTTCTTTAACGGTGCTCGTCAACAGATGCATAACCGGTTACAAACGGTTGACTTCCATGAACCACAGATTGAAGTTATTAGCAATACTACTAACAGCTTGTTTCATTGGGAGGATCTTCCAGGAATTCTTGAAAAACAATTAGCTGTTCCAACACACTTTGGAGCTAATGTTAAGAATTTAGTCAAGCACGCGAAAATTGACACAACATTAGAAATTGGTCCTGGAAAGACGTTATCTCGCTTTGCTCACCAAGTTGACCGGCACTTAAATACCCAACACATTGAAAGTCTTGTTGATTATGAAAATTTTATAAAGGAGCAAAAAGATGGAACTGACAGATAA
- the accA gene encoding acetyl-CoA carboxylase carboxyltransferase subunit alpha produces the protein MNEQLSASEIVKRARSDNKITGMEIIQNIFPDFVELHGDRAGGDDPAIVGGIATFHQQAVTVITTDRGKTTDEKIIKHFGSPMPSGYRKALRLIKQAAKFKRPIFCFVNTAGAFPSKEAEENGQGSAIAQNILQISQLAIPIITIIYGEGGSGGALALACGDEVWMLENSTYSILSPEGFASVMWRDSTKADKAAELMQMVPQALLKQGIIEGIIPESEKHQQTCKNIEQVLLKRLNKLQELSPNQLLANRKKRYRKF, from the coding sequence ATGAATGAACAATTATCAGCAAGCGAGATTGTTAAACGTGCTCGCAGCGACAATAAAATTACGGGGATGGAGATTATTCAAAATATTTTCCCAGATTTTGTTGAGTTGCATGGCGACCGGGCAGGCGGGGATGATCCTGCAATCGTTGGTGGAATTGCTACTTTCCATCAGCAAGCAGTCACCGTCATTACCACCGATCGAGGAAAAACAACAGACGAGAAAATTATAAAGCATTTTGGCTCACCAATGCCTAGTGGTTATCGCAAGGCACTCCGTTTAATTAAGCAAGCAGCTAAATTTAAGCGACCTATATTCTGTTTTGTTAATACCGCAGGAGCATTTCCTAGCAAGGAAGCCGAAGAAAACGGGCAAGGTAGTGCGATTGCCCAAAATATTTTACAAATAAGTCAGCTTGCTATTCCAATTATCACGATTATTTATGGTGAAGGAGGTAGTGGGGGAGCCTTAGCGTTGGCATGTGGAGATGAAGTATGGATGTTAGAAAATAGTACTTATTCTATTTTATCTCCTGAGGGGTTTGCCTCCGTTATGTGGAGAGATAGTACGAAGGCAGATAAAGCGGCAGAATTAATGCAAATGGTGCCGCAAGCTTTATTAAAACAAGGGATTATTGAAGGAATTATTCCAGAAAGCGAAAAGCACCAACAAACTTGCAAAAATATCGAGCAGGTTTTACTAAAGCGATTAAACAAACTGCAAGAATTATCGCCAAATCAACTTCTAGCAAATAGAAAAAAACGTTATCGAAAGTTTTAA
- the accD gene encoding acetyl-CoA carboxylase, carboxyltransferase subunit beta encodes MKLYDQNNTLSERHIKADKNADERVPDQMWLRCPHCHQLLFAKQLTQYAVCPNCEYGLRIPARHRLSWLADSFKEFDKDLQTKNPLHFPGYQEKISKLQSQTKLNDSVLTGEASINDQLFSLGIMDPTFIMGSLGTVTGEKITRLFEYATTHRQAVVLFTASGGARMQEGIMSLMQMAKVSQAINEHAAAGLLYIVVLTDPTTGGVTASFAMDGDIILAEPHALIGFAGRRVIEQTIHQQIPVDLQSAENILHHGFIDRIVKRQDEKKLLEWLLKTGSVANE; translated from the coding sequence GTGAAATTATATGATCAAAATAATACTTTAAGTGAACGGCACATCAAAGCAGATAAAAATGCTGATGAAAGGGTCCCAGATCAAATGTGGTTAAGGTGTCCACATTGTCATCAATTACTATTTGCCAAGCAGTTAACTCAATATGCTGTTTGTCCTAACTGTGAATATGGATTACGAATACCTGCCCGTCATCGACTCTCATGGTTAGCGGATTCGTTTAAAGAATTTGATAAGGATCTCCAAACAAAGAATCCGTTACATTTTCCTGGATATCAAGAAAAAATCAGCAAACTCCAAAGCCAAACTAAGCTGAATGATTCAGTCCTAACTGGTGAAGCTTCAATTAATGATCAGCTATTTTCACTAGGCATTATGGATCCAACATTTATTATGGGATCACTCGGAACTGTTACAGGTGAAAAGATAACGCGCTTATTTGAATATGCAACTACCCATCGACAAGCAGTAGTATTATTCACCGCTTCAGGTGGGGCACGGATGCAAGAAGGAATTATGTCGTTAATGCAAATGGCGAAGGTTTCACAAGCAATAAATGAGCATGCTGCTGCCGGCCTTTTATACATCGTGGTATTAACTGATCCAACAACTGGTGGAGTAACTGCTAGTTTCGCGATGGACGGAGATATTATTCTCGCTGAGCCTCATGCACTTATTGGCTTTGCTGGCCGTCGCGTTATTGAGCAGACGATCCACCAGCAAATTCCTGTCGACCTCCAATCAGCTGAAAACATCCTGCATCATGGGTTTATTGATCGAATTGTAAAACGTCAAGATGAAAAAAAGCTGCTTGAATGGCTATTAAAAACAGGGAGCGTTGCTAATGAATGA
- the fabI gene encoding enoyl-ACP reductase FabI produces MGNILTGKKIVVMGVANKRSIAWGCAQMMAEQGAHIIYTYQNSKMKKSLQRLVDDENRLIECDVANDESIEQAFTNIKERFTKVDGIVHAIAFAQKEELAGSILGASRKGYAIAQDISSYSLIAVTKLANQLNLLNTPASIVTLTYFGSERAIPNYNVMGIAKAALEASVRYLARDLGQKRIRVNAISAGAVKTLAVTGIKGHDELLRMSQARTVDGEDVTISEIGNVCAFLMSDLSTGVTGDTIYVDKGVHLI; encoded by the coding sequence ATGGGAAATATATTAACAGGAAAAAAGATCGTTGTTATGGGAGTAGCTAATAAGCGTTCTATTGCATGGGGATGTGCACAAATGATGGCTGAACAAGGTGCCCATATTATCTATACTTATCAGAATTCCAAAATGAAAAAAAGCCTACAACGGTTAGTAGATGATGAAAATCGATTAATTGAATGTGATGTAGCGAATGATGAAAGTATTGAACAAGCCTTTACAAATATTAAAGAACGTTTTACAAAAGTAGATGGGATTGTACACGCAATTGCTTTTGCCCAAAAAGAAGAATTAGCTGGCTCAATTCTTGGTGCTAGTCGCAAAGGTTATGCAATCGCGCAAGATATTTCTTCTTATTCCCTTATTGCTGTCACTAAACTTGCTAATCAGCTAAACCTATTAAATACTCCTGCAAGTATTGTTACCTTAACCTATTTTGGCTCTGAACGTGCTATTCCTAACTATAATGTAATGGGAATTGCTAAAGCTGCCCTTGAAGCTAGTGTTCGCTATTTAGCACGGGATTTAGGACAAAAACGAATCCGTGTTAATGCAATCTCTGCTGGAGCGGTTAAGACATTAGCAGTTACAGGTATTAAAGGTCATGATGAACTTTTAAGGATGTCCCAAGCAAGAACTGTTGATGGAGAAGATGTAACTATTAGCGAAATTGGGAACGTGTGTGCATTCTTAATGAGCGATTTATCAACTGGAGTTACTGGCGACACCATTTATGTTGATAAGGGGGTACATTTAATTTAA
- the fabG gene encoding 3-oxoacyl-[acyl-carrier-protein] reductase: MELTDKVVFISGSTRGIGAATALEFAKAGSRLILNGRQDDLPKALKEKLDLLGTEYHYLKGDIANEESVSELAAAAWQIYEKIDILINNAGITNDKLMMGMKLSDFDQVINVNLRGTFMLTQPIFKKMLKKRAGCIINLASIVGLHGNTGQANYAASKAGIIGLTKSIAQEGAHRGIRCNAIAPGMITSDMTEKLSERVKEQILSLIPLNRLGQPEEIAKTAKFLAENDYLTGQTIVVDGGMTI, encoded by the coding sequence ATGGAACTGACAGATAAAGTCGTTTTTATAAGCGGAAGCACACGCGGGATTGGGGCAGCTACTGCATTAGAGTTTGCTAAGGCTGGTAGTCGGCTAATTCTCAATGGGCGTCAAGATGACTTACCAAAAGCGCTTAAAGAAAAACTAGATCTACTAGGGACGGAATATCACTACCTTAAGGGCGATATTGCAAACGAAGAATCAGTTAGTGAATTAGCAGCAGCGGCTTGGCAAATATACGAGAAGATCGACATTCTTATCAATAATGCGGGAATCACGAATGATAAGTTAATGATGGGAATGAAATTGAGCGATTTTGACCAGGTCATCAATGTTAATTTACGCGGAACATTTATGTTAACGCAACCTATTTTTAAGAAGATGCTCAAAAAAAGAGCCGGTTGCATTATTAACCTTGCTAGTATTGTGGGTCTCCATGGTAATACGGGACAAGCTAATTATGCGGCAAGCAAGGCAGGTATCATCGGCCTTACTAAATCTATTGCCCAAGAAGGAGCACACCGTGGAATTCGTTGCAATGCGATTGCTCCCGGAATGATTACTAGTGATATGACTGAAAAATTATCTGAGCGAGTAAAAGAACAAATTCTCAGTCTCATCCCCCTCAACCGCTTAGGACAGCCAGAAGAAATTGCTAAGACCGCAAAATTTTTAGCAGAAAACGATTATTTGACCGGTCAAACCATTGTAGTTGACGGTGGAATGACAATTTAG
- a CDS encoding beta-ketoacyl-ACP synthase III, translating into MQNLRITSTASYHPPLNITNQQLSTIVDTSDEWIKTRTGIHQRYISNTENTSDLAFNVGNQLLTNANLKATELDLIIIATMSPDAYTPSTAAIVQGRLGAKNAIAFDISAACTGFIYAINTAELMLKSSNWQNAMVIGAEVLSKLIDWKDRRTAVLFGDGAGGVLLQKTTTATPLILGRDLHTFGELGDKIIAGKTTPKAGFPKQLTSLSPFVMAGRDVYRFATHEVPRSIASAVQQANLKLDDIDYFLLHQANERIITQIAKRLAQPITKFPMNISEYGNTGAASEPILLTQVVAHELVKPGNIIAMSGFGGGLSTGTIILNY; encoded by the coding sequence TTGCAAAATTTAAGAATTACTAGTACTGCGAGTTATCATCCACCACTTAATATTACTAACCAACAATTATCAACTATTGTGGATACTTCAGATGAGTGGATTAAAACGCGGACTGGAATTCATCAACGTTATATCAGCAACACTGAAAATACTTCAGACTTGGCTTTTAATGTTGGTAACCAGTTATTGACTAATGCCAATTTGAAAGCAACTGAACTTGATTTAATTATTATTGCAACGATGTCTCCTGATGCCTATACGCCGTCAACTGCTGCCATTGTTCAAGGAAGATTAGGAGCGAAAAATGCAATTGCGTTTGATATTTCAGCAGCTTGTACTGGTTTTATCTATGCCATTAATACAGCTGAATTAATGTTGAAAAGCTCTAATTGGCAAAATGCAATGGTAATTGGTGCAGAAGTATTATCAAAACTGATTGACTGGAAAGATCGACGTACTGCCGTATTGTTCGGCGATGGGGCTGGCGGAGTGTTACTTCAAAAGACAACTACGGCAACTCCTTTAATTCTCGGCCGTGATCTTCATACATTTGGTGAGTTGGGAGATAAAATTATTGCCGGAAAAACAACGCCTAAAGCTGGCTTCCCTAAGCAACTAACATCCCTTTCACCTTTTGTGATGGCCGGTCGTGACGTATATCGTTTTGCTACTCATGAAGTACCGCGCTCAATTGCTTCTGCCGTTCAACAAGCTAATTTAAAATTAGACGATATCGATTATTTTTTATTACATCAGGCAAATGAACGGATAATTACTCAAATTGCAAAGAGACTGGCGCAACCAATTACAAAGTTTCCAATGAATATTAGTGAATATGGAAATACGGGCGCCGCTAGTGAACCAATTTTATTGACTCAAGTTGTTGCTCATGAATTGGTTAAACCAGGTAACATTATTGCAATGAGTGGTTTTGGCGGCGGTTTAAGTACAGGAACAATAATTTTAAATTATTAA
- a CDS encoding acetyl-CoA carboxylase biotin carboxyl carrier protein: MEFKEIQTLMQNFEDSDIRELEINQDSFQLYLSKNKQTHKHENLITTEKTEQTTSVKKKTNEQPTLPSQNITAPLVGTVYLQPTPDADPYVRSGDHVKKGDVVCVIEAMKMMTEIKSPFNGIITSICVSNEELVEVEQPLFSVQEDKDND; the protein is encoded by the coding sequence TTGGAATTTAAAGAAATTCAAACATTAATGCAAAATTTTGAAGATTCTGATATTCGTGAATTAGAAATAAATCAAGATTCCTTTCAGCTCTATTTAAGCAAAAATAAGCAAACCCACAAGCATGAAAATCTTATAACAACCGAAAAAACAGAGCAAACGACTTCAGTTAAGAAAAAAACAAACGAACAACCAACTTTACCTTCGCAAAATATAACTGCGCCCCTAGTCGGAACTGTCTATCTCCAGCCAACCCCCGATGCAGATCCCTATGTTAGAAGTGGCGACCATGTAAAAAAAGGGGATGTTGTTTGTGTGATTGAAGCAATGAAAATGATGACAGAGATAAAAAGCCCTTTTAACGGAATCATTACTTCAATTTGTGTAAGCAATGAAGAATTAGTTGAAGTAGAACAACCGCTTTTCTCAGTTCAGGAGGATAAAGATAATGACTAA
- the fabZ gene encoding 3-hydroxyacyl-ACP dehydratase FabZ: MTNKTLDITEIQKILPHRYPMLLIDQVDELIPGKKAIARRNVTINEEVFNGHFPKNPVLPGALIVESLAQTGAVALLSQEEFQGKTAYFGGIRSAEFRKVVRPGDTLRLEVNLEKVHKNIGIGKGIATVDGKKACTAELTFMIG, translated from the coding sequence ATGACTAATAAAACTTTAGATATAACTGAAATTCAAAAAATCCTTCCGCATCGTTACCCAATGTTACTAATTGACCAAGTTGATGAATTAATTCCTGGTAAGAAGGCCATTGCACGGCGTAATGTCACGATTAATGAAGAGGTTTTTAATGGTCATTTCCCCAAAAATCCAGTTTTACCAGGAGCATTGATTGTTGAATCATTGGCGCAAACAGGTGCTGTCGCTCTCTTATCTCAAGAAGAGTTCCAAGGGAAAACAGCCTATTTTGGTGGGATTAGGTCAGCAGAATTTCGTAAAGTAGTCCGCCCTGGTGATACGTTAAGATTAGAAGTCAACCTAGAAAAAGTTCATAAAAACATTGGAATTGGTAAAGGCATTGCAACGGTTGATGGTAAAAAAGCCTGTACAGCCGAATTAACTTTTATGATTGGGTAG
- the fabF gene encoding beta-ketoacyl-ACP synthase II: MTRVVITGMGAVAPNGNGIQEFISNSFAGKVGIKAIKKFDAKPTGITVAGEIDDFDPNDVIGRKAARRMDLYSQYALQSAIEAMEMAEINETNTKPVDMGVIYGSGIGGLTTIQEQIIKMHDKGPRRVSPMFVPMSIANMAAGNISIHFNAQNICTSIVTACATGTNAIGEAFRQVKEGRAKVMIAGGSEASVNEIGIAGFAALTALSQATDPLKASLPFDKARQGFVLGEGGATLVLEELEHAQKRGANILGEIVGYGATSDAYHITSPDPTGAGAARAMELAIKEAGISPSEISYINAHGTATHANDEGESKAINQVFGPDSNVRVSSTKGMTGHLLGAAGAIEAVLTVAALQKGQLPLNIGCFNQDPKCSVNLVTAENSDASNARYAISNSFGFGGHNAVLAFKKWE; this comes from the coding sequence ATGACAAGAGTTGTAATAACAGGAATGGGTGCTGTTGCTCCTAATGGTAATGGTATTCAAGAATTTATAAGTAATAGCTTTGCAGGCAAAGTTGGAATTAAAGCGATCAAGAAATTTGATGCCAAGCCGACAGGAATTACCGTAGCGGGTGAAATTGACGATTTTGACCCTAATGATGTCATCGGGAGAAAAGCTGCGCGCCGAATGGATCTTTATTCTCAGTACGCCTTACAAAGCGCTATTGAAGCAATGGAAATGGCGGAGATTAACGAAACAAATACCAAGCCAGTCGACATGGGTGTTATCTATGGATCTGGAATTGGCGGTTTGACAACTATTCAAGAGCAAATTATCAAAATGCATGATAAGGGTCCTAGACGGGTATCGCCAATGTTTGTTCCAATGTCAATTGCTAACATGGCAGCCGGTAATATTTCCATTCACTTTAATGCGCAAAATATTTGTACATCGATTGTGACTGCTTGCGCCACTGGAACTAATGCAATTGGAGAAGCCTTTCGTCAAGTTAAAGAAGGACGCGCCAAAGTAATGATTGCCGGTGGATCAGAGGCTTCGGTAAATGAGATCGGAATTGCTGGCTTTGCGGCATTAACAGCCCTATCACAAGCAACTGATCCACTTAAAGCTTCCTTGCCATTTGATAAAGCACGTCAAGGATTTGTTTTGGGCGAAGGCGGTGCAACACTTGTTTTAGAGGAGCTTGAGCATGCGCAAAAACGCGGTGCTAACATTCTTGGTGAGATTGTCGGTTATGGTGCTACCTCGGACGCTTACCATATTACATCCCCTGATCCAACTGGTGCAGGGGCGGCAAGAGCAATGGAACTTGCAATTAAAGAAGCTGGAATTAGTCCTAGCGAAATTTCCTATATTAATGCCCACGGAACTGCTACTCATGCTAATGATGAAGGCGAATCTAAAGCAATCAATCAGGTATTTGGTCCTGATAGCAATGTTCGTGTCAGTTCAACGAAGGGAATGACTGGCCATTTGCTTGGGGCTGCAGGAGCAATTGAGGCAGTCTTAACAGTAGCCGCTTTACAAAAGGGACAATTACCGTTGAATATAGGTTGTTTTAACCAAGATCCGAAGTGCTCAGTTAACCTTGTGACGGCAGAAAATAGTGACGCATCAAATGCCCGTTACGCAATAAGCAATTCTTTTGGTTTCGGTGGTCATAATGCTGTTTTAGCCTTTAAGAAATGGGAGTGA